GTGGCCACCATCTGCGTGGGCCAGGCCGCCTCCATGGGCGCGCTGCTGCTGCTGGCCGGGGCGAAGGGCAAACGCTACGCGCTGCCCAACGCGCGCATCATGATCCACCAGCCCCTCGGCGGTGCGCAGGGCCAGGCCACGGACATCGACATCCAGGCGAAGGAGATCCTGCGCCTGCGCTCGTACCTCAACGGCCTCATCGTGAAGCACACGGGCCACGCCATCGAGCGCGTCGAGAAGGACACCGAGCGCGACTACTTCATGAGCGCAGCGGACGCGCGCCAGTACGGCATCATCGACGAGGTGGTCGAGCGCCAGCCCTTCGCGCCGCCCACCCCCACCGAGTCCCGCTGACCCGGCCGTTGCGCTGGCTCTACCACCTGCTGCCCAGCGCAGCCGCTGCAGGGCTGGAGCAGGAGAGCGGGGCGCCCTATGCCCCGCCCTCGCTCGCCCGCGAAGGCTTCATCCACGCCTCCTACGGACCCGCGCTCCTCGAGAGCGCGCGCCTGTACTTCGCTCCCGGCACGCCCCTCACCGCGCTGCAGGTGGACCCGCGCCGGCTCGACGTCCGCGTGGAGGAGGCTCTCACCCCGCGCGGCCCCATGCCTCACATCCACGGGCCCCTCCCGCGCGACGCCATCCGCGCGCGGCTCGCTCCGGAGGTGGCTGCGGCAGGGCCTGACCGCGTCACCGGGACCCGCTTCGCGCTCGTCGCCTTCGAGGGGATGACGCTGCTGGACCTGGTCGCGGTGCTCGACCCGCTCTCCCGCATCCGCTCGATGGGCATCGACCCCTCGGCGAGCTGCGAGGTGGTGGGCTACACGGGGCCCGTCGTCTGGGCCCAGAGCGGCGCGCGCGTCGAGGTGGAGCGCGTCCGCCCGCCCCTCCACGCGTACGACGTCGTGGTGGTTCCGGGGGGCCCCGGGACCCGAGCCCTCGTGGAGGACGCTCCGCTCCGGGAGTGGCTCGCAGAGGTTCCGGACAACCGCCTGCTCGCCAGCGTGTGCACGGGGTCGCTCCTGCTCGCCGCGGCGGGGAAGCTGCGGGGACACCGTGCGACGACCCATGCCCGCGCGCTCGAGGAGCTGCGGGCCCTGGGCGTGGAGGCGGTCGAGGCGCGACTCGTCGACTCCGGCCAGCGGGTGACGGGAGGGGGGGGGACCTGCGGCCTGGACGTGGGCCTGCACCTGGTCGAGCGGCTCGAGGGCGCCGAGGCAGCGCGCACGATTGCCAAGCAAATGGCCCTCCCATCCGGATGGGGCGGGGGCACCTGAGGCGCGGAGCGGGAGCGAGGGGAGGCGCCGCTCGACGGCACCCCGTGCCCGCGAGCGCGTCCGGGCGCTCCGCTCACCAGGGCGTCGCGGGTCACAGCGCCGGAAGGCATGGCCTCCCGCCTCGCACGCCCGCCCGGCGCATGACGCTTCGGATACGGACGGAGCCCACGTCCGGGGACAGCGGGCCACGCGGAGGCGAGCGCTCTCGAGACCCGCTCCTCGC
This region of Aggregicoccus sp. 17bor-14 genomic DNA includes:
- a CDS encoding DUF952 domain-containing protein codes for the protein MRWLYHLLPSAAAAGLEQESGAPYAPPSLAREGFIHASYGPALLESARLYFAPGTPLTALQVDPRRLDVRVEEALTPRGPMPHIHGPLPRDAIRARLAPEVAAAGPDRVTGTRFALVAFEGMTLLDLVAVLDPLSRIRSMGIDPSASCEVVGYTGPVVWAQSGARVEVERVRPPLHAYDVVVVPGGPGTRALVEDAPLREWLAEVPDNRLLASVCTGSLLLAAAGKLRGHRATTHARALEELRALGVEAVEARLVDSGQRVTGGGGTCGLDVGLHLVERLEGAEAARTIAKQMALPSGWGGGT
- the clpP gene encoding ATP-dependent Clp endopeptidase proteolytic subunit ClpP, with product MNIPYVIENTHRGERAYDLYSRLLKDRIVMLGTPVNDDVANVIVSQLLFLESEDPEKPISLYINSPGGSVTAGLAIYDTMQYVRPPVATICVGQAASMGALLLLAGAKGKRYALPNARIMIHQPLGGAQGQATDIDIQAKEILRLRSYLNGLIVKHTGHAIERVEKDTERDYFMSAADARQYGIIDEVVERQPFAPPTPTESR